The Triticum urartu cultivar G1812 chromosome 5, Tu2.1, whole genome shotgun sequence genome contains the following window.
CAACGGAGTGCTGCCGCAAAGAGACTCTAGCCTACCATACATTGTATTCATTATGTTTCTGCCATCAGGTGACTCTTGATCAACTTTGTCAGTACAACTGACTGCCAGCTCTTCGCCATTCTGAACATCCAAACCTTGAGCTGCGCAATTACCTGCAAACTCATTTATTTAGTGATGATGGAACGAAAATATAAGCATGTGCTTTATCACGAAATACAAAGTATTTAATTTACCTATCACAGACTTGATGGGTGTCTCAAAGCCAGTCACTGGTGACTTCTGGTTCTGCCATTTGCTAGTCTGTGCATCAACGAGCTCTGAATGTGCCTCCTTCAGCTCAAACTCCTCAAGATTCTTCATGCTGATAGGAGATGGTTCTAAGGGGCCTAAAAAAGGTATGTCGCATTCTGTCAGCACGTTTCGTGAAGATATGTTTTCTTAAAGAAGCTTATGTTTACTAATAGGATATTCAACAAATTCGGAAACTTATATGTTACAGTTTGTTTGTAGAAGCTAGTTTTGAAAGCAAAGTTTCCCTAAGCTCAAGAACTCTGTATATCTGCCGTGAAAATATAGTATACTACCTTTCTATACATTTTGTTCTAAATATTCACATAAAAGCAATGGTCAAAGTTGCACACAGAAGTTTGTGCCCATACTACAAACATATATTTGTCGAAAGGTAATCAAAACATATTTGACTCAAATCATGTAAGGTGGGGTTTTAAAGAGAGAAATATTCTCAAAAAAATGATGAAAGAAAAGATGACAAAAACCCAGGAAAATCGGAAAGACAGAATATTCATATCATGATGAGTAATCGTGAACTATCTGACACTCATTGAGATGGAATATTTGATCTCTGGTTTGCTTTTGAGTTTGATGGTGAAGTGGTGAACAGAACTTTTCTATAAAATTACTAACAAAACTATATAATTAGTAATTTAACAGCACATTTCCCATGTTAACTTTTCATCATAAATCATTAACCATTAAAAGTTAAAAAGTAAGATAAATTGGCGCTCTTATAATTATTGCAATTATCTCAACGGAAGATGTCTTTTGGAAATATGATGATACTAACATCCTATATGAAACATTTTTTTGGCAGGAAAATGTGTGTGTGCCACTGTGCTCGTTTTACTTAGTGCAAAACATAACGTACTTACCATTCTTCTGGGAACTAAAAGGTGTCTCAAAGCCCAGTGGTGACATTTGTTTCTGGTATCTGTCAAGAGCAGCGCGCCAAACCTCCTCCCATGCATGTTTCTGACCCTCCACTGTACGTCATCACAAACATTAAAAGATAAACACAGAGCAAATCAATCTACATCGACATCCTGTGTATTTGCACTTACCAGGTCGTCCAAAGGCCAGAACCATGGCAGCCTTTGATGGTGGTTTTCCCTGtctaaaaagaaaagaaaattacattgcaGAAACTCAAATAACTGTTGAGACTTAGAAGTAATAACTCACTTAAGATCTGCATTTATTAATATATGTGCATACAACTGCGCATGCTGTTCATCGGTGAACGCTTCGTGCGCCAAAGCTTCACAGGTGTTCTTAAGTGAACTCCCAGGTGTCCTCACACCCTAACAATTATGATAAAAATCATGTTAATATATAAGAAAATAATTTCTGAAAGAAAAAGCTCTTCAGAAGGGAAGGAACCAGACCATGTAGGAGGGAAGTGATGGATGAGCAAACACACCTGCATGGCACACAGAGAGTGATGGAAAGAGGGGGAAGGGGATTACCTCGGTATCTGGAACAGCTTGAGATCCGGCATACGGTTTCCATTCAGGAGCCTGAATCTCCTCTGATGAATCTGTCAGTGCTCGCTCTGCAAACAAAAGGCTCTCTGTATTATATCAGCTTGACTGATTTCGAGCAAGGTAAGCGGCCAAGATTCAATTTCACAATCTAGCCAATGCAAGGCAGGAATCCAATCTCGGGTAAATACTAACATCAGTAGCCCAAATTTTGGCAGGCTGTAAAAGCCCCTATTTTGAACCCAAAGTATATACGAATTTGAAAGAAAAAAGAGGGGCGGCGAAGGTGACTTGGGACGTGAGCAAGCACATGAAAATCACAAACTCGCTGCATAAGCAATGGATTGAGGGGATCAAACACAAATTGAAAGGAGAAGCCAGGTAGCTGGCGTCTCCGTACCTAGAGGAGGAGGGTTGCGTACGGGGCGTGGGGCGGACTTTGCTGGTGGTTTTCCCTGGCTACAAAGAAGATACAATTAAATTGGAGAAACTCACATAACTGCTGAGACTTGCAAGTAGTAATAACTCACGTAAGATCTGCATTGACTAGTATCTGTGCATCCAACTGTGCATGCAGTTCATAGGCGAATGCTTTATGCGTCAAAGCTTCACGGGTGCTCTTAACCCAACTTACAGGTGTCGTCACATGCTAACAATTATGATAAACATGTCAATACATTACCACTAACCACAACAAGTATGACAAACCATGTCAGTATTAAAAATACAATCTAAAAAATAAAAATAGTTCGTCGGTAGCGAGGGAGCCAGACCATGCATGTGAGAGGGAAGTGAAGCACGTGTACCGCAGTTTCTGGAAGAGCTTGAGATCTGACATAAGGTTTCCACTCAGGGCTCTGAATCTCCTCTGGTGAATTTGGCAGTGCTCCCTCTGCAAACAAAAAGGTTCTCTGTATTATATCGACTTGACTGATTTCGAGCAAGGTAAGTGACCAAGATTCAATTCACAATCTAGCCAATGCAAGGCAGGAATCCAATCTCAGGTAAATACTAACACCAGTAGCCCAAATTTTGGCAGGCTGTAAAAGCCCCTATTTCGAACCCAAAGTATATACGAATTTGAAAGAAAAAAGAGGGGCAGCAAAATCACAAACTCACGTTCCGCATCGTACGTATTGTGTGGAGCCCCAGAGGCGACTCGACTGAGGGGCTCACAAACTCACGCTCTGCACCCTAGAGCCTAGACCCTAGGCGTCTCGATTGAGGGGCTTGAGCCCCAGAGGAAACGGATGAAAATATTGTGTGGAGCCATGGTCCGTACATCTACAGGCAGCATATACCTGGAAATGTGCACAGCGCGTATCAGAAAAATTGGCGGGAGCGATCAAGAACTACTTATCACGCTAACATTTACTAATAAAACCTACTGCATGCCCACAATATAGGCTATAAAAAATCCCCTCGTCGATGCAATGGCTGTCTCCAGTGCACCCAGATCAGTCTACATTTTTATGTTCGCCTCCACCGTGGTGTTTTTCCTGGCATGGTGCCCTGACCAACTACATAGCTACATGATTCCTTTTTCTTTTAAATGCTACAGATTAGCACACCAAAATATTGCGCGCTGACTATTTgtatatatatactccctccgttcctaaatatttatctttctaAAGGTTTCAACAAGTCTAtatacatacggagcaaaatgagtgaatctacactctaaaatatgtctatatacatccgtatgtgataaccatttgaaatatctagaaagacaaatactcttTGGCCTCTATTAAAGATGAAGAAACTATGTGTCAGATGTCAGATAAAGTAAAAGAAAAGACAATTCTAATGCAAAAAATTTGTAGATTTAGATGGGCATAGCAAAACATTTTCGGAGACCAGAGGGTTTAGAGTCATGCATCAGTGTGTCACAAAAATACAGCATAAGGATGCGGTCTGTGCAAAAACATGAAGTTTGGCTGTGTTTCTACAAATTTGAATGACCTTTTGACCCCGGCTGCATGGTTTTTGTGCAACATGCAAATATCATGGACAGATGGATCAAGGCAAACAGTAGAAGATCAAGGAAATTTGGATGCTGACAATGGTGCCGAGCCGAGCCTAGGGGAATTTGAATGCTGACAATGTACATGAAAACGGTACAAGATGGAACGGTGCTGAACTTCCCCTCTCGGAAACGGAAGGGGGGCGACGCCGGCCGTACCttgaggagggggaggagggccGCGAAACGGCGTAAACCCTAGCTTGCGCGGGGTGACGGGCGGGCGGCGCGCGGGATCCGGCCGAGCGGGGCCGGCGCGCGGCGTCGCGGCGGTGGCCGGCGTTGATTCTCCcaggtcgacggctgccgcatgGGCCATCGGATGAGGGGTGGAGTGGAGCGGGGGAGGAGAGTGGGGTTTGAAATTGGGTGACGGGACTCTAACGAACGCGACGGCCGACCTTTTTTTCGCTAACGGAAATAGATTTTTTTTGAGAGAAGCTAACGGAAATAGATTAGAGAGAAGACGACGGTGGGAGATGAAAGGGGGAGAAGGGCCTGGGCTGGGCTGCACCGCATCATCTGTTCGAGCAGCGCCGGCGGATGTCATTCGGCCCGATAGCTGAAACCACGTTCCCCTCGGAAAAAATAAACTCCCAACATTTGGCTAATTTTTTTAAGGACAGTAAAACTGACGGTGTGCCGGCACCCatctcgaggacgagcaggaattaaatttggggatgcttgatacgtctccaacgtatctataatttttgattactccatgctatattatcttctgttttgaacattattaggctttattattcacttttatattatttttgggactaacctattaaccggagcccagtccagaattgttgttttttgcctatttcagagtttcgcagaaaaagaatatcaaacggagtccaaacgaaatgaaaccttcgggaacgtgatttttggaacgaacatgatccaggagacttggaccctacgtaaagcaaccaacagggaagccacgaggtaggggggcgcgccttccacccttgtgggccccctgttgctccaccgacatactccttcctcctatatatatatacctacgtacccccaaacgatcaaatacggagccaaaaacctaattccaccgccgcaaccttctgtacccatgagatcccatcttggggcctgttccggagctccgccggaaggggcatcgatcacggagggcttctacatcaacaccatagcctctccgatgatgtgtgagtagtttacctcagacctttgggtccatagttattagctagatggcttcttctctctttttggatctcaatacaatgttctccccctctctcgtggagatatattcgatgtaatcttcttttgcggtgtgtttgttgagaccgatgaattgtgggtttatgatcaagtttatctaagaacaatatttgaatcttctgaattcttttatgtatgattggttatctttgcaagtctcttcgaattatcagtttggtttgacctactagattgatctttcttgcaatgggagaagtgcttggctttgggttcaatcttgcggtgtccttttccagtgacagcaggggcagcaaggcacgtattgtattgttgccatcgaggataacaagatgggatttttatcatattgcatgagtttatccctctacatcatgtcatcttgcttaaagcgttactctgttcttatgaacttaatactctagatgcatgctggatagcgggcgatgtgtggagtaatagtagtagatgcaggcaggagtcggtgtacttgtctcggacgtgatgcctatatacatgatcatacctagatattctcataactatgctcaattctgtcaattgctcaacagtaatttgttcacccaccgtaaaatacctatgctcttgagagaagccactagtgaaacctatggcccccgggtctattttccatcatattaatcttccaacacttagctattttcattgccttttattttacttttcatctttatcataaaaataccaaaaatattatcttatcatatctatcatatctcactctcataagtgaccgtgtagggattgacaaccccttatcgcattggttgcgaggatttatttgttttgtgtaggtgcgagggactcacgcgtagcctcctactggattgataccttggttctcaaaaactgaggaaaatacttacgctactttgctgcatcacccttttctcttcaaggaaaaaccaacacagtgctcaagaggtagcaatcctCCTTTGAGGCCTTCGCTTTGAAGAGACGATTTTGCTGCATCGCTGAGTTGATCTACCAGGAATTGGGTGGAGAGCCGCGAGATGGAAGAAGAGAGTAGAGATTTTTCCACGGAAATAGGGCGGACAACTACAAAAGTGCGGGCTCCGCCTTCCTTTTGGGTGGGCCAAAGGTGTTAGAGTCTGACGTGTCTCGTGTACGGACTCCCGCAAAGCCCCTCCCCTgtttcactagtagaaaaagggccttcagtcccggttcataagggcctttagtcccggttctggaaccgggactaaagggtcagtactaatgcctctccctttagtcccggttctggaaccgggactaaagggtcggtactaatgcctctccctttagtcccggttcaatccagaactgggactaaagggcgcggccacgtggagctccacctttagtcccggttggtaacac
Protein-coding sequences here:
- the LOC125507623 gene encoding uncharacterized protein LOC125507623, producing MAHAAAVDLGESTPATAATPRAGPARPDPARRPPVTPRKLGFTPFRGPPPPPQEGALPNSPEEIQSPEWKPYVRSQALPETAHVTTPVSWVKSTREALTHKAFAYELHAQLDAQILVNADLTQGKPPAKSAPRPVRNPPPLGTETPATWLLLSICSLLFAERALTDSSEEIQAPEWKPYAGSQAVPDTEVIPFPLFPSLSVCHAGVFAHPSLPSYMGVRTPGSSLKNTCEALAHEAFTDEQHAQLYAHILINADLKQGKPPSKAAMVLAFGRPVEGQKHAWEEVWRAALDRYQKQMSPLGFETPFSSQKNGPLEPSPISMKNLEEFELKEAHSELVDAQTSKWQNQKSPVTGFETPIKSVIGNCAAQGLDVQNGEELAVSCTDKVDQESPDGRNIMNTMYGRLESLCGSTPLESSESLTEQDSCVKCGKDGQLLKCSSCFLAAHATCFGSSVTFDDSGYFDCPFCYCHKADKALERAKKTKSEAWKNLSVFCSGSMQFCKEPSEQSTGNQQRHANFEDQMNGFHTAKKQGNHQSEAAELCRKDEEPSHLFSNI